The DNA segment TGCCGATGCCTGGCTGCAGAGCGACGCCGAACTGTACCTCAGCCTGCCGCAGACCGACTGGGCGCGCTGGTTGCCCGCCAGCCTGACGCGTGACTGGCACATCCAGCGCCTACAGGCCGGCGGCGAAGCCTGGGGCGATTGGGAGAAGGGTGGGCTGCAGCGTGTCGTGGTCAGGATGCATGTACCCGAGGCACGTGGCGCGTATGCCGAGCGCAAGCCGGTGACCCTGAGCAACCTCGGGCTGAATGCCTACTTCACACGCAACGAGCAGGGTTTTCAGGTTCTTGTGGATTCCCTGGCCGCGAACATCGGCAAGGAACGTTGGGGGGAAGCCCATATTCGGCTCGACCACCAATCCGGCGAGCAGCCTGAGTGGCAGTTGAGTGCCGACCGCCTGGACGTGGCGCCCTTGCTGCCAGTGGTAGACGCGCTCGTGCCGTTGCCCGAGCAGGTTGCCGCGGCCGTGTCCGGCCTCAAACCGCGTGGCGCCCTGCGCAACCTGAGCCTGCATTACCGGCCTCAGCAGGAAGGCTCCGCCCGCCTGGCATTCAGCAGCAACCTGGACGGTGTCGGCTTCAGCGCCTATCACGGGGCTCCCGCCGTAGAGAACGTCAGCGGCAGCCTGGCAGGCGACCTGGGCCAGGGTGAGTTGCGCCTGGATTCGAATGACTTCGCCCTGCACCTCGATCATCTCTTTCCCAAGCCTTGGCATTACCGCAAAGCAGGTGCCCGGCTGACCTGGAGCCTCGACGAAACCGCCTTTACCCTGGCCAGCCCCTACATGCGTCTGGAGGGCGAGGAAGGCAGCATCGCGGGCGACATGTTGATCCGCCTGATGCGCGACCCCAAGGCTGAGGATTACATGGATCTGCGCGTCGGTCTGTGGAGCGGCGATGCTCGCTACACCGAGAAATACCTGCCCACCCTGTCGCCGGGGCTCAGCCCCGCCCTGGCCAAGTGGCTGAAGGAAGCCATCAAGGGTGGAGCGGTGGATGAGGGCTTCTTCCAGTACCAGGGCTCCCTGGCCCAAGGTGCCGACCCGGCGGCGCGCTCCCTCAGCCTGTTCTTCAAGGTGCGTGACGCCGAGCTTGCCTTCCAGCCGGGCTGGCCGGAGCTGCGTGAGGCTCGTGGCAATGTGTTCATCGAAGACACCGGCGTAAGAGTCAATGTGCCGGCCGGGCGCATCCTCGACACGCGCGTGAGCGACGCTGAAGCAGAAGTGCCGCATGTGCAGCCGGGCGAGGTTCCGCGCCTGCAGCTGGACGCCAGGCTGGACAGCAGTTTTACCGACGGCCTGAAGGTCCTCCAGGAAGCGCCGATGGGCACTGCGCAGATCTTTGCCGGCTGGCAGGGGCAGGGTCCCCTGGACGGCAGCCTGAAGTTGGATATTCCGCTGGAGAAAGGCCATGCGCCCCACGTAGTGGTGGACCTCGCCACCACTGGCGCGCAGCTGAAGATTGCGCGTCCGGAGCTGGCTTTCACCCAGCTCAAGGGGGCCTTCCGCTATGACACCGCCAAGGGTCTGAGTGCCCAGGACATCCGTGGCCAGGCCTTTGGTCGTGAGGTGCGGGCCAAGGCCCAGGCAGAGGGCAGTGACGGCAAGGCCCGGTCGCGCATTCTTGCCAGCGGTAGCATCGCCCTGAAGGACCTCGCCGGCTGGCTTGGCGTCACCCAGCCGCTGCCGGCCTCCGGGCTGCTGCCTTACAACCTGAACTTGAGTCTGGATGGCAAAGACAGCCAATTGCGAGTCGATTCGAACCTCAAGGGCCTTGCGATCGATCTGCCGGCGCCATTCGGCAAGGCGGCCGACGAGACCCGCGACGCCCGCTGGCGCATGACCCTGGAAGGCGACGAGCGGCGGTACTGGCTGGACTACGGCGGCGTCGCCAGCCTGGCCCTGG comes from the Pseudomonas sp. TCU-HL1 genome and includes:
- a CDS encoding YhdP family protein; the protein is MRFLRGLLGLCALFLVLAALYVSLGRELVPLVAEYRAEVEAKASGALGRPLKIGSLEGRWRGFEPLLIAHDVLVGEGESALRLDQIRLVPDVLGSLLERQPRIARLELDGLQLGLSQDEAGKWQLEGFASNGEKPLPGPRQVRDLLLRIGHVSVLNSQLTLEPQGQAPTSLTYVSLSLRASGSRQRLDGRLTLPDGQPMALRVRTRLNADAWLQSDAELYLSLPQTDWARWLPASLTRDWHIQRLQAGGEAWGDWEKGGLQRVVVRMHVPEARGAYAERKPVTLSNLGLNAYFTRNEQGFQVLVDSLAANIGKERWGEAHIRLDHQSGEQPEWQLSADRLDVAPLLPVVDALVPLPEQVAAAVSGLKPRGALRNLSLHYRPQQEGSARLAFSSNLDGVGFSAYHGAPAVENVSGSLAGDLGQGELRLDSNDFALHLDHLFPKPWHYRKAGARLTWSLDETAFTLASPYMRLEGEEGSIAGDMLIRLMRDPKAEDYMDLRVGLWSGDARYTEKYLPTLSPGLSPALAKWLKEAIKGGAVDEGFFQYQGSLAQGADPAARSLSLFFKVRDAELAFQPGWPELREARGNVFIEDTGVRVNVPAGRILDTRVSDAEAEVPHVQPGEVPRLQLDARLDSSFTDGLKVLQEAPMGTAQIFAGWQGQGPLDGSLKLDIPLEKGHAPHVVVDLATTGAQLKIARPELAFTQLKGAFRYDTAKGLSAQDIRGQAFGREVRAKAQAEGSDGKARSRILASGSIALKDLAGWLGVTQPLPASGLLPYNLNLSLDGKDSQLRVDSNLKGLAIDLPAPFGKAADETRDARWRMTLEGDERRYWLDYGGVASLALAAPVGKLDQARGDLVLGGGAAALPGNQGLRIRGRLEELETAQWMALAKQYVPKEGAEKARMLRSANLEIGRFKGFGMTLESLKANLERSASGWSLGLDSSVMQGTVVVADAKDVPISIHMKEIRLPKPPENEAEADAKPDPLAGVDPRQVPALDVRIDQVVLGDSPLGGWSFKARPNAKGLGFNELDLDLRGLKVSGSAGWEGTAESSASWYKGRLEGRNLADVLKAWNFAPSATSERFRLEADGRWPGSPAWVSLKRYSGSLDASLRNGQFVEVEGGAQALRVFGLLNFNSIGRRLRLDFSDLLGKGLAYDRVKGLLVGSEGRFVTREPITLEGPSSGVELDGTLDLAADRIDAKLLVTLPVTNNLPLAALIVGAPAIGGALFVVDKLLGDKVARFASVQYRVEGSWKNPKITFDKPFEKPH